The DNA region GGTAttgggggatatgggggggtttggggggggcatggggacgtgggggggtaTCTATGGGGCATgggggggtggatttgggggggggagatggggtggggggtgacATGAGGATGGGGACACGGAGATGGGGGGGTATGGCTGCAGGGACACATGGGGGGATCTTTGGGGacttgggggggtggggggggaagggatATGGGGGGACAGGGaaatggggacgtgggggggtgGGATGATGGGGATATGACCacgggggggacagggacatggggatgtggggggggtGGGATGGCAGGGATGTGGCCacagggggacagggacacggggggggttgGCTACAGGGACATGCCAACCCCGGGGGACATCTCCAGGGATATGGGGGGGGACGCAGGGGTACGGCCAGGGGGGATATGGATATGGGGACAGGAAGGGAACAGCCAACATCCAGCCCCTGCACCCCAGGGTGGCCCTGGGGGAGACACACCGGGGGGGGCTCACTGCGGGAACAGGATTTGGCCCCAACCCCACCAAgagggggaaactgaggcaggagcGGGGCTCCGGGACCCCCAGGGCAGTGGTTCCTGGTGTCACCCCAACCAACGGGGTCCAAAAGAGGTCCCTGGGGTGCCAGGGTCAGGCCCACAGctcgccccccaccccaaggagggcagagcaggggaaaTCCCAAATCCCCTTCCCGAGGGGTCAGCACAAGCTGGACCCCAGAGGGGCTCCGCAGCCCCAGGGGAAAGCTCTGCTGGCTTTTGGGGTCCTGGATCAAGGGGGACACGAGCCCACCGCCCCCCAAAGGGACTAAAGGGGCTCCTCCAGGCTGCTGCACCCACCAGGGTGAGGTTCCGAAGAGAGGCCAGAAGTGGTACGTTTATAAACATCgggaattttattattatttttttttaataaaaaaaaaataccatcacAACCATTAACATCATTACAGTTAGTCGCCACCTCCGGGGGTGGCACACGGTGATACGAGCATGCTCACAACAGGGGGGGCGCAGCGGTTTAGTCGGAGTTAAAcaaccattttttaaaaggggtgggggggaagggggggggaaaaataacTCGGCACGCTACCGTTGAACTTGGTTTTAATGTTTCTCCACAAACGGTGAAAAATACTAAAGTACAGACGAGGAATAGTCATAATGTTGCGGCCAACATTATAAATATGGaattataaatttaaaacattttttttttctggtttaaaaaataaatctggtaGTAAATGCAGCTCTGCGGGGTCTGCCTCTAGTAGGGCCGGTCTCGGCGCTCCTGGCGGTGCTCACCCCTGCAAGGAAAGAGGCTGGGTCAGTTGTGATAACGGGGTGTCCCTCCCAgctgggcccccccccccgtgttgATTTCCATCATTTGGGGTCTCCCCGTGCCCTaacacctccctccctccctgctcttctcagagcacagcccccccagcccccagcccactgCCCCACGCACTTGTCCATCTTTCCTGGTCCTCCACGCCTGCCGCCTCTGCCTCCGCCTCCCATCTGGTCCATCAGGGGGCCAGGGGGGCCTCCGGGTCCTCCTCCTCGCCGTCCTCCTCCTCCGTAGCCACCTCGATCCATGCCCCGGCCGCCTCTGAAGCCACCTCTGTCTCCGCCGCGGCCGCCTCTGAACATGCCACCGGGTCCCCCGCGGTCCATGAggccccctcctcctcttcctcctcgcatccccccggggccgcctcTGCCGCGGTCTCCtcctggagggaaggaaaaaaaagctcgGAACAACCAGAGCCAGAGCCTGCCGGGGCCAGACACCGCTCCAGCCCTTCCAACCCATCCCCTCCTCAACCAGGGATGTCCCAGGGCACTGAAACGgggcgaggagcagcagctggggggggctgaggggaaacGAGGCTGGGGACAGGAGGTGCTGCCTGCACACAGCCGTTGTTACACCCAGGGGCTGATGGATTGTGGCAAGGAAGTCTCCTCGAGAGCCAGGAGGGATGGGGGGCTCGTTAAGAGGGCACTGCCTGGGAGGAACGAGGTCAAAGCGGCGCTGCGGGGAACTGGAGTGCCAGTGACAGCCCCAAGGAAGGGACTTGGCAGCTCAGGGAAGTGTGGGAGAGGCTGAGGTCAGAGCAGTCCCAGCCTCTGCCTCACAGCTCAGAAAAGGGATAATTCCCCAGCAGCTCtcggggcagggagcagccactCCCTAAAACATCCCCAGAACAGTGCCCGGGGCAGCTGACTGCCCTCGTGGCACTCCTGGAAACCTCAGTGCCACCGGCCCAGCCCTGAACTCTATCACACGTACCTGGAGGGGGAAACGGTGGCGGCAGAAACCCTTCTGGTTTAGGAGCCTTGCACTGATTGCACTCTGTTCTCCAGGCAAAGTTCTGGTTTCCACATCCCCtaggttaaaataaaacaaacaaacagtcaGCACAGACCGGGAGTGCATTGCTGGTTAGGTAAGGCTCAGAAGTGTTGCGTGGCCACCTAACAACACCACGTCCGGGCGCAGGAAACACAAAGGCTGGTCAGCGGGACCTGGAGCAAGTCCCGGAGCAAGCCCACAGCACGGTGGAAGGAAGTTCCTTTGCTTTTGAGAAGGGCCTATTTGTGTCGGCCAGGCCTCAAACAAAAGGCTCCTTGCGGTGCTCTAACAGCCTGAGgttctctccctgcccctggggTGGTTACGCAGGTGTCAGGTCCTCGTGTGATGTGGTGACATGAGGTGACACTGCCTggggagggtttttttgttgggTACTCACGGGTTGGGGCACTGCCAGTCGCCGGCGCGGTGCTGGACGCTGCCCCCAGAGGGGTTTCCCCTGGAGCCTCTCGGTCCTCGGGAGGAGAAGCCGCCCCTGTCTCCTCCTCGGCCTCCCATCCTGCCCATGGGGCCGCTCGGGCCGCCGGCCCCCCCTGGGCCTCCAGGCCCCCCCGGCCCTGTAAGGAAGGCAGCGTTAGGGACAGGAACGAGCCAAACTGGAGGACGCGGCCcctctggggctgggggagctgctgttaCCTCCGCGGAGAGGGGGAGGCATTCCCCGCTGCTCACGGGGCGGCATCCCGCCCCTCATGCTGTTCATCGGGCCCTTCTTCCGCGTGAGGGAAACCTTCAGCTTGCTGCCCTGGAAATCCTTCCCTAGGAGGAACACAAGGGCAAGAGCCTCACTGCGAGCTGGGGTGTCCGCTGTCAGCCCGACCCTGGCATCACACGCATCACAGAGCCCCTGACCACACGGAAAACATCGCCCATCGTACCCAAGCTTACCTGTTCCAGTTAAAACTAGGAACTTTTTAGGTTTTTTAGGCACAAGCCTGACTGCCTGGAGCCAGCCTTACATCACCGCTGGCCTCCATGCAGAGGACAGAACTGCTGACTCCTGTCAGACACACATTCAGTCACGAGGCAAACCCATCCCAAAACGCAACCCACGTACTCACCATCAAACCATTCGACAGCTGTTTTGGCAGTAGATGGGTCATCGTATGACACCGTGGCATCTCCTTTTGGCTTGCCGGTTTCTTTGTCGATGTAGAGGTGTATCATGGGCTGCCCGGTCCTCTTGTTCATCTAGCAGGACACCAAAACGTCATCGCCAGTCACACAGCCCTGTGTGCTGAGCGGGGATTCTCTTCTCTGTTCCGCCTCCATTTGAGACAACGGGCTTCCTAGGTGAGCCTCTCTTAGAGGTTCTTTCTGCCCCCATGGCAGAAAAAAGGGCCCTCTGGCTTACTGCGTGTGACAGCTCCTCCCCAGATAGGCAAACAAATGAGGAACTGGCCCCAGACAGCACTGCCTGGCCCAGGAGCCTCTCCCGCAAGCACCTGCTGCTGCAAGGACTGAGCTGCAGCCTCTCCACATCCTCCCCCACCCCGATCCCTCAAGCTGTCACATCCCACCAGCAGATCCACAGCCACGCTTCCTTCCCGCAGGACTGGAAGCGCTGCTGCTTGCACACATCTCATGGAGATGCTGAGGGACAAATCCTGCAGAGGCTCTTTGGGAAAGCTGGAGCTACAAGGCAGCCCCAGAACGCGGTGGGCTTATTGCCCAGGTAGATGTGGCCAGATGCTGGTGGGGACAAGTGACACGCTTGGCAGGGACGTGGGCAAACCCAGTCCCCTTCCCCGTGCTCTATCTGCTGGAGGTGGGCAGGAGCTGAACTGCGCACACGGGTTCCTCTCACCTTGACGACCCCGCACTGTTTGAAGAAGTCTGCCAGATCCTCCAGGGTCACATTATCATTGAGTCCCTGCACATACACCGAGCTGTTGTCTGAGTCCTCGTCTGGGTCCATGGGTGGGCCTAGGAGACAATTCACAGCGTCACTGGGTGAGGAGAGGCAGCGGTTCGGCAGCACGGAGCCCTCGGGTCACGTCAGCCCCTTGGCCAGCTGTGGCTCCTCTTTCAATGGGGGCGTTTACCCCAAATGATGTGGGAATGCAGGCACTGAGAGCAGTGACCCTGCACCAGCTGCTaagggcagggaggcagctccGCTCTGAAGGTGCCggctgcctcctctgctccctgcagacagacagagaCACCCAGACCCTCCCAGTGCAAAGCAAACGGCATGGTTAGGCCGCTTGGGCGTAACAGGAGACCTCTGAGGGGAGACATGAGGAAGAGCCAAAGGCACAACACGCCTTCGCATCCTTCGGGCTCCTGCACAGGGATGCTCGCTCCCCTCCTTTCTGCGCTAATCCCCGCTTTTCTCAGCAGTCAGAGCAAGGCGCTGCTCCTTGCAGGCTGACACTGAACTGCCACACGCCTGTGCGGGAGGGACTACTGGACAAGCACCTACAAGCCCCAGGCTGAATTGTGCTTTctgctgcacagagcagctcctcGCAGAGCCCCTGGTTCCCACGGAGAAGCATAAGCCTCTCACAAACACCTGTGGTTTTCCACCAGTCCACGATCTCATGAGTCAGGAATAAAGGAATGAATGAACTGGCCACAAAGGGACTGCAAGTGCAGAGCATCCTCATGCTCCTTCTACAGAAGGGCGAGACACGGGGTAACGTCTtccacagctccagccctcgTCCCGAGCAGAGGACGAGCACAGAAATCACAATTTCACGAGCCTGGGAGGGATTGCGAGCAGTTATTTGCAATTACCTAAGTCAAGGTCCGGTCCTTCTTCCATGTGTCCTGCCAGTCAGGAGAGAATCATAAGAAGCTGTGTTAGTGCACGCCTTGCGGGCTGAAGGACCGACACACACAATACTATCTACTTATAACCACCATTCGATGGCGTTGGTTAAACTCAACTTGACCCGCATTGCAAAAACGTCAGCAATGCACCTTTACTTGGCGATCGGTTCGCTAGTTTTAGCAGCCTTTCAAACCATTAACCactattacactttttttttttttaaatgctttaccAGGCCAATCGGTTTTAAGTTCATTAATAAAAAgttacttttaaagaaaaaaatttatcAAATCCAAaccatttattttccccaaattacaGAAGTGGTTTCTCAATTCTTCCGAGTTACCCTGTGTCCTGTAACCACATACCCCTAGGCATTGCCGGCAGTACCCATTACAGTCTTGTTGCACATGTCATTTTAACCACTTAAACTAATAAAAATTACACTTTTTCTAAAAACtgactgcaattttttttttttttttaacactatCCATTGTAATGCTCAAAAACTTACCACCAGGCTTATTGAAGCCACCTCGCTCTCCAGCGCTGCTGGGGGGATAAACGAAGAAATGAAGGCCTTTCCCTTTACAAAGCCAGTACCGCTCTGAGCCTCTGCGGCTCACTGGGAAGAAGGGCACTGGCTAAACATCTCCAAACAATgcatctgtctctctctctctcatcttGTCACTATGCCTTTCTTCAGGGCAGCTTGCTCAAATTTCCTTTACATACACAACCTCGCTTGTCTGGTTTTAGACACCACTTTGCTGTCGGTACCCTTCCATTTACTTGTAGTAGCGGTATTATCAGTGCAATACTTGGCAAAAAATGTTTTCGGGCGTTACAAATTGTGcttttattccaaaaaaaaataaatcactgggTCGTTCGCTGGTCAACTCCCTCCCCTCTGTGTGTACATAAAGGTGCACCCTCAGCCTCTCGCAGCACGAGCGCGAAACGAGCCCGCAGGTCCCTGACATTAACAGTTAAAAGGTAGGAGACAACCATACGCGATGCCTACAACACAGTTCAGATGACATTTCCACTAAAACCTCGGTATAAAGCCATACATTCAGGTCGCTACTGAATTTAACAAGTCTCTGTGGAAGGAGAACTTACAGAATACAGCGAGGGCTCGAAGGCCTGGGGTGCAGCTTTGTGGACACAGACCGGGACCGAAGATTTTGGCACGCGCCAATGCAAACTCACGGCCGCAGCTTTCATCGAAAGCTTTGGCTGAAGCTTTTGCTTTAGGACTGCTTTCAAGTGCTGGTTAATTAGGAAAATGCCACctgaaaaggatttttgttgtttctttctctttttggcaagacaaaagctgttttgaaGGAGACGAGCAGAGGAGGGAGAGCACCACTATTTTCTAGCAAGTATTGCACCTctaatactggaaaaaaaaagttgtcaatACACAGTTTCAAGCTGTTGCATGCAGCTTTGCCTCCTTTTGTTAAAGTACACACCATTTACGTAATGTCTCTCTTTTTAAACATATAtgtttacacttttttttttttaacgttacACAATTCTTAAGTAGTATACCTCCTCTGGTTTTATTACCAAACAACAAGTATTCAGTTACCAAAGTTACAGAAGGATTCCATTTATACAATGAATACATTTGGTTAAAAATATTCTATGtatatttttcctctccatATGGACACCGTGTCTAGTCCCACTTTTCATTATGCTGCCGGCTGAGTACTGAGTACGGGTACTTTTTAAGTATTGAAGTGTATACAAGGCTCTCACTTTGTAACCTGTAGCATATAAATGCGACAAAGCATGTTAAAAAGTTTCCATGTTTAACAGccaatgaaaatataaaataatcgAGTCAATGAAAAAGGGCACGTTAATAACATCGAGCTCCTTACCTGCTGGAGACACTGAAATCCATCACCACAGCATAATAAGAAGGGCCGAGTTCCCCTACCTGCCCCTGGGTGCTCATCAGAAGGCCACCTTTTCCATGGACAGCAGAAAGTCTGCGTCCATAGAGCAGGGGGCCCTCTTTTATGGTCTAGTCAGGTGGAAATCGCTAAATACGTAATTTATGCTGGGATTACGGCGTGGAATTAAAGATAATTGATACATCTTTGGCACGAGAAACTCCAGAGGGGCTAGAAATTTTAAGATGTGATGACAGACATTTCAAGTGTCTACATCTACTTTAAACCattagagaaataaatacatcatgGGTGAAATCTTTATGCAGAACCGTGGAACTCTACTCCACTCGAGCCAATTCAAGCCAGATGTGTCCCAACACGAGCAaggctttttccttctgtttccacGCGTTGGTGGTTGCGTTTCTCTGATAAAGATTTCACGCCACTTCAATTCACTTCGACAGAGCTATGCAGAGTGGGACTGTAGCTTGCCGAGCTCCGGTTGCCACCAGGCACTCAAGCAGCTCAAGAGATTGCCT from Anas platyrhynchos isolate ZD024472 breed Pekin duck chromosome 16, IASCAAS_PekinDuck_T2T, whole genome shotgun sequence includes:
- the EWSR1 gene encoding RNA-binding protein EWS isoform X1, giving the protein MASTDYSTYSQAAAQQGYSAYAPQPAQGYAQTTQTYGQQSYGTYGQPADASYTQPQTTATYGQTAYATSYGQPPTGYTTPTAPPAYSQPVQGYGTAAYDTSTATVTTTQASYAAPSAYGTQPAYPAYGQQPAASAPARPQDGSKPAETSQPQSSTTGYSQPSLGYGQSNYSYPQVPASYPMQPVTAPPSYPPTSYSSTQPSSYDQSTYSQQSTYGQQSTYGQQTSYGQQSSYGQQPPPTSYPPQTGSYSQAPSQYSQQSSSYGQQSSFRQDHPSSMNVYGQESGGFSGPGENRNMSGPDNRGRGRGGYDRGGMSRGGRGGGRGGMGSAGERGGFNKPGGHMEEGPDLDLGPPMDPDEDSDNSSVYVQGLNDNVTLEDLADFFKQCGVVKMNKRTGQPMIHLYIDKETGKPKGDATVSYDDPSTAKTAVEWFDGKDFQGSKLKVSLTRKKGPMNSMRGGMPPREQRGMPPPLRGGPGGPGGPGGAGGPSGPMGRMGGRGGDRGGFSSRGPRGSRGNPSGGSVQHRAGDWQCPNPGCGNQNFAWRTECNQCKAPKPEGFLPPPFPPPGGDRGRGGPGGMRGGRGGGGLMDRGGPGGMFRGGRGGDRGGFRGGRGMDRGGYGGGGRRGGGPGGPPGPLMDQMGGGGRGGRRGGPGKMDKGEHRQERRDRPY
- the EWSR1 gene encoding RNA-binding protein EWS isoform X2: MASTDYSTYSQAAAQQGYSAYAPQPAQGYAQTTQTYGQQSYGTYGQPADASYTQPQTTATYGQTAYATSYGQPPTGYTTPTAPPAYSQPVQGYGTAAYDTSTATVTTTQASYAAPSAYGTQPAYPAYGQQPAASAPARPQDGSKPAETSQPQSSTTGYSQPSLGYGQSNYSYPQVPASYPMQPVTAPPSYPPTSYSSTQPSSYDQSTYSQQSTYGQQSTYGQQTSYGQQSSYGQQPPPTSYPPQTGSYSQAPSQYSQQSSSYGQQSSFRQDHPSSMNVYGQESGGFSGPGENRNMSGPDNRGRGRGGYDRGGMSRGGRGGGRGGMGAGERGGFNKPGGHMEEGPDLDLGPPMDPDEDSDNSSVYVQGLNDNVTLEDLADFFKQCGVVKMNKRTGQPMIHLYIDKETGKPKGDATVSYDDPSTAKTAVEWFDGKDFQGSKLKVSLTRKKGPMNSMRGGMPPREQRGMPPPLRGGPGGPGGPGGAGGPSGPMGRMGGRGGDRGGFSSRGPRGSRGNPSGGSVQHRAGDWQCPNPGCGNQNFAWRTECNQCKAPKPEGFLPPPFPPPGGDRGRGGPGGMRGGRGGGGLMDRGGPGGMFRGGRGGDRGGFRGGRGMDRGGYGGGGRRGGGPGGPPGPLMDQMGGGGRGGRRGGPGKMDKGEHRQERRDRPY